In Bacillaceae bacterium S4-13-56, a single window of DNA contains:
- a CDS encoding YaaC family protein, with the protein MKSFETKPAFLYYLRSLETAQQFLSHCYEPMKLETDTKSYENANSLFYFINQGITYYEQGKSGPLSIRPVLFFYGMTHFIKACLLTIRPHYPESTAVLAHGVSTRKRKKQNYSFLQDEVKMQQNGLLTYMAEHLFQMKNWNKNRFVMRWLFEQIPELNTLFEWQFQKKASIHIGTAPTTILRIPAFVCDEVHLTKRRVLQELQSFFPDSNVETGQSKEWMELSLKNPPSFFESHPLKKNELDQGIYLPLNRTHWYPFHEIIAHYLLLYNLSTICRYETEWWGELIHTSFSEDIVWIESFLEITSWKFPLWVNQWLLEKRKT; encoded by the coding sequence TTGAAATCATTTGAAACAAAACCAGCTTTCCTATACTATCTAAGGTCTCTGGAAACAGCTCAACAGTTTTTATCACATTGTTATGAACCAATGAAGCTTGAAACTGATACAAAAAGCTATGAAAATGCAAATTCACTATTTTATTTTATTAATCAAGGTATTACTTACTATGAACAAGGGAAATCAGGACCATTGAGTATTCGTCCCGTTCTCTTTTTTTATGGAATGACTCATTTTATTAAAGCCTGTTTATTAACAATTCGACCTCATTATCCGGAATCAACTGCCGTTTTAGCTCATGGAGTTTCTACTAGAAAAAGAAAAAAACAAAACTATTCTTTTTTACAAGATGAAGTAAAAATGCAACAGAATGGTCTGTTAACTTATATGGCTGAACACCTATTTCAAATGAAGAATTGGAATAAGAATCGTTTTGTTATGAGATGGTTGTTTGAACAAATACCAGAACTTAACACACTATTCGAATGGCAATTTCAGAAAAAGGCTAGTATTCATATAGGTACAGCTCCTACTACTATATTACGGATTCCTGCTTTTGTTTGTGATGAGGTACATCTCACAAAAAGGCGTGTTTTACAAGAATTGCAGTCTTTTTTTCCAGATTCAAATGTGGAAACTGGACAATCAAAGGAATGGATGGAATTATCTTTAAAAAATCCACCATCATTTTTTGAAAGTCATCCTTTAAAGAAAAATGAGTTAGATCAAGGTATTTATTTACCACTCAATAGAACACATTGGTATCCATTTCACGAGATTATTGCGCATTATTTACTTTTGTATAATTTAAGTACGATTTGTCGTTACGAAACGGAGTGGTGGGGAGAACTAATTCATACTTCTTTTAGTGAAGACATTGTATGGATTGAATCATTCTTAGAAATAACATCATGGAAATTTCCTTTATGGGTGAATCAATGGTTATTGGAAAAAAGAAAAACTTAG
- the guaB gene encoding IMP dehydrogenase: protein MREDKFVKEGLTFDDVLLVPAKSEVLPRDVKVHTVLSPTLKLNIPLISAGMDTVTESELAIAMARQGGLGIIHKNMSIEEQAEHVDRVKRSESGVITNPFFLTPDHQVFAAEHLMGKYRISGVPIVNNENEQKLIGIITNRDLRFIQDYSIPISDVMTSKNLVTAPVGTSLEEAEKILQKYKIEKLPLINEDGVLKGLITIKDIEKVIEFPNSAKDNQGRLLVGAAIGVTADSMKRVEKLVESGVDVIVIDTAHGHSKGVIEQVRLVREQYPKLNIIAGNVATAEATKDLIDAGANIIKVGIGPGSICTTRVVAGVGVPQITAVYDCAKEAHKYNVPIIADGGIKYSGDIVKALAAGGHAVMLGSLLAGVTESPGETEIYQGRRFKVYRGMGSLGAMKQGSKDRYFQDTEESNKLVPEGIEGRVPYKGPLADTVHQLVGGLRSGMGYCGSPDLDSLRNDAKFIRMTGAGLRESHPHDIQITKEAPNYSM, encoded by the coding sequence ATGAGAGAGGACAAGTTTGTTAAAGAAGGTTTAACCTTTGATGATGTGTTGTTGGTTCCTGCCAAGTCTGAGGTACTACCAAGGGATGTTAAAGTTCATACTGTGCTCTCCCCAACCTTAAAGTTGAATATTCCATTGATTAGCGCAGGAATGGATACGGTAACGGAGTCTGAACTGGCAATTGCTATGGCTCGACAAGGTGGATTGGGTATTATTCACAAGAATATGTCCATTGAAGAGCAAGCGGAGCATGTAGATCGAGTAAAACGATCTGAAAGTGGAGTCATAACAAATCCATTTTTCTTAACACCGGATCATCAAGTTTTTGCAGCCGAACATCTAATGGGAAAATATCGGATCTCCGGAGTCCCGATTGTAAACAATGAAAATGAGCAAAAGTTAATTGGCATTATTACCAATCGCGACTTACGATTTATACAGGATTATTCCATTCCTATTTCAGATGTAATGACCAGTAAAAATTTAGTTACCGCACCAGTAGGCACAAGTCTTGAGGAAGCAGAAAAAATCTTGCAAAAGTACAAAATTGAGAAGCTTCCTCTTATAAATGAAGACGGTGTCTTAAAAGGCTTGATAACAATAAAAGATATTGAGAAAGTAATTGAATTTCCTAACTCGGCAAAGGATAACCAAGGACGTCTACTTGTTGGTGCAGCTATTGGTGTAACTGCAGATTCAATGAAAAGAGTCGAAAAACTAGTAGAATCTGGAGTTGACGTTATTGTAATAGACACTGCCCATGGACACTCTAAAGGTGTAATAGAGCAAGTGCGCTTGGTACGAGAGCAATATCCAAAGCTTAATATTATTGCTGGAAATGTAGCTACTGCAGAAGCTACAAAAGACTTGATTGATGCAGGAGCCAATATTATTAAAGTTGGGATTGGACCTGGATCTATTTGTACAACCAGAGTAGTAGCGGGGGTTGGTGTACCTCAAATCACAGCTGTATATGATTGTGCAAAAGAAGCACATAAATATAATGTTCCTATCATTGCCGACGGAGGAATTAAGTATTCGGGTGATATTGTAAAAGCTTTAGCTGCAGGTGGCCATGCGGTTATGCTAGGAAGCTTGTTAGCGGGTGTAACGGAAAGTCCAGGAGAAACAGAGATTTATCAAGGCCGTCGCTTTAAAGTATATCGAGGTATGGGTTCATTAGGTGCTATGAAACAAGGATCTAAAGATCGTTATTTTCAAGATACAGAAGAATCAAACAAACTTGTCCCAGAAGGAATTGAAGGAAGAGTTCCATATAAGGGGCCATTAGCAGATACAGTCCATCAATTAGTTGGCGGATTAAGGTCCGGTATGGGATATTGTGGAAGTCCGGATCTTGATTCTTTACGTAATGATGCTAAATTTATTCGTATGACGGGAGCGGGTTTAAGGGAAAGTCATCCGCATGATATTCAGATTACAAAAGAGGCACCAAATTATTCTATGTGA
- a CDS encoding D-alanyl-D-alanine carboxypeptidase family protein — MKQLRMKVSFLLSVFLFSTFVVGFVNPNQAYGQAALDIDAESAILVDANSGKVLYAKDADVTLPPASMTKMMTEYLVLEAIENGTISWDTTTQISDYAYKISANIVFSGVGLRQNKDYTVRELYDAMAIYSDNATTIALAELIAGSEGEFVKLMNKKAEELNLQDYSFVNSTGLSNSDLGDDYPEGTDPEADNLLSPRATARLAYSLINDFPESLEISSTREKEFEDQMMQNWNWMLPDMPGYLAAFGYEGVDGLKTGYTNLAGYCFAGTAERNGQRLISVVMRTDSRESRFQETKKLFDYGFGLFDQVELYPEGYQIEDQKTLPVSKGKVEEVSIATNESVTSLIQPGDEEFYTVSYEFDEELLDKEGKVVAPIEKGQKVGTMKITYEGVDNYGYLYDDVNNALSVDLVTTEAVEKASWFSLFFSSIGNFFSDIFTSIADTIKGWF; from the coding sequence ATGAAACAACTAAGAATGAAAGTATCTTTTCTATTATCAGTATTTTTATTTTCTACGTTTGTAGTAGGATTTGTAAACCCAAATCAAGCCTATGGACAAGCAGCTCTAGACATTGATGCAGAATCTGCTATTTTAGTTGATGCAAATTCAGGAAAGGTTCTTTATGCAAAAGATGCAGATGTAACATTGCCTCCTGCTAGTATGACAAAAATGATGACAGAATACTTAGTGCTTGAAGCTATTGAAAATGGAACCATTTCATGGGATACAACTACACAAATTAGTGATTATGCTTATAAGATTTCTGCTAATATTGTTTTTTCAGGTGTTGGTTTAAGGCAAAATAAAGATTATACCGTAAGAGAATTATACGATGCTATGGCTATCTATTCAGATAATGCGACAACTATTGCTCTTGCAGAACTGATAGCAGGTTCTGAAGGGGAATTTGTTAAATTGATGAATAAGAAAGCTGAAGAGTTAAACTTACAAGATTATTCTTTTGTAAACTCAACAGGGCTTTCCAATTCGGATTTAGGTGATGATTATCCGGAAGGTACAGATCCTGAAGCAGATAATTTATTATCTCCTCGTGCAACAGCCAGACTTGCATACAGTCTTATTAATGATTTTCCAGAGTCTCTAGAAATATCTAGTACAAGAGAAAAAGAATTTGAAGATCAAATGATGCAAAACTGGAACTGGATGCTACCTGATATGCCTGGTTATTTAGCTGCCTTTGGATATGAAGGTGTTGATGGTTTAAAAACAGGTTATACCAATCTTGCGGGGTATTGCTTTGCAGGAACTGCTGAAAGAAATGGACAACGATTAATCAGTGTGGTTATGAGAACGGATAGTAGAGAATCCCGTTTCCAAGAAACTAAAAAATTATTTGATTATGGATTTGGATTATTTGATCAAGTTGAACTTTATCCTGAAGGCTATCAGATAGAAGATCAAAAAACATTACCAGTATCTAAAGGAAAAGTAGAAGAAGTATCCATTGCGACAAATGAATCTGTGACTTCCTTAATTCAACCTGGGGATGAAGAGTTTTACACAGTTTCTTATGAATTTGATGAAGAACTTTTAGATAAGGAAGGAAAGGTAGTTGCTCCTATTGAAAAAGGGCAAAAAGTCGGTACAATGAAGATAACCTATGAAGGAGTAGATAACTACGGATACTTATATGATGATGTGAATAATGCACTTTCAGTTGATCTTGTAACAACTGAAGCAGTTGAAAAAGCAAGCTGGTTTAGTCTATTCTTTTCTTCTATTGGAAATTTCTTTTCAGATATTTTTACAAGTATAGCTGATACAATCAAAGGTTGGTTTTAA
- the pdxS gene encoding pyridoxal 5'-phosphate synthase lyase subunit PdxS — translation MSKIGTDRVKRGMAEMQKGGVIMDVVNADQAKVAEEAGAVAVMALERVPSDIRAEGGVARMADPRIVEEVMNAVSIPVMAKARIGHIVEARVLESMGVDYIDESEVLTPADDVYHILKRDFTVPFVCGCRDIGEAARRIGEGASMLRTKGEPGTGNIVEAVRHMRMVQSQIRQITSLSNDELMTYAKELGAPYEILVEIKQLGRLPVVNFAAGGIATPADAALMMQLGGDGVFVGSGIFKSDHPEKFARAIVEATTHYEDYALIAELSKGIGTPMKGIEMSTLTPGQRMQDRSF, via the coding sequence ATGTCAAAAATAGGTACTGATCGTGTAAAAAGAGGTATGGCCGAAATGCAAAAAGGCGGCGTTATTATGGATGTTGTTAATGCAGATCAAGCCAAAGTAGCAGAAGAAGCTGGAGCTGTTGCCGTAATGGCTCTTGAAAGAGTACCATCTGATATAAGAGCAGAAGGTGGAGTTGCCCGTATGGCAGACCCACGAATTGTTGAAGAAGTTATGAATGCTGTCTCTATTCCTGTTATGGCAAAAGCAAGAATAGGTCATATCGTAGAGGCACGTGTATTAGAATCCATGGGAGTGGATTATATTGATGAAAGTGAAGTTTTAACCCCAGCTGACGACGTTTATCATATTCTAAAACGTGATTTTACTGTACCATTTGTTTGTGGTTGCCGTGATATTGGAGAGGCTGCTCGTAGAATTGGTGAAGGAGCATCCATGTTACGTACTAAAGGGGAACCAGGGACAGGAAACATTGTAGAAGCAGTTCGTCATATGCGTATGGTTCAGTCGCAAATTCGTCAAATTACAAGTTTGTCTAATGATGAGCTCATGACATATGCAAAAGAACTAGGGGCTCCTTATGAAATTTTAGTTGAGATAAAACAGCTTGGACGTTTGCCGGTAGTTAACTTTGCCGCTGGAGGAATCGCTACTCCTGCAGATGCAGCACTAATGATGCAATTAGGTGGAGATGGTGTGTTTGTTGGATCTGGAATCTTCAAATCAGATCATCCAGAAAAATTCGCACGTGCTATTGTAGAAGCTACTACACATTATGAAGACTATGCGTTAATTGCAGAACTTTCCAAGGGGATTGGTACTCCTATGAAAGGGATTGAAATGAGCACATTAACTCCAGGACAAAGAATGCAAGACCGCAGTTTCTAA